A genome region from Cucumis sativus cultivar 9930 chromosome 4, Cucumber_9930_V3, whole genome shotgun sequence includes the following:
- the LOC101218855 gene encoding uncharacterized protein LOC101218855 isoform X2 yields the protein MFFRPLAKSLDLHLIFSLEGPAVLLLLYLLHKIGIFRCIGRGLCRMIWTCLASYFYAWEYCCGFMCIKLASVKRTRRRHVRRRDMEEEFEIEEGKCRHESTSDSTNVLEHVESKSSRRVSQRWRRNHRDSQRRKSLRPKGHGVRVRSGRVLVYGKHRRKSVEVGNHLNEIDSFGMYGSSKYVHKERKYRRGRPR from the exons ATGTTTTTTCGGCCATTGGCAAAATCTTTGGATCTCCACTTGATTTTCTCTCTGGAAGGTCCTGCAG TTCTTTTACTTCTCTATTTGCTACATAAAATTGGTATCTTTAGATGCATTGGTCGGGGACTCTGCAGAATGATATGGACTTGTTTAGCTTCTTATTTTTATGCGTGGGAGTACTGCTGCGGTTTCATGTGTATCAAGCTTGCCAGTGtcaaaagaacaagaagacGACACGTTAGGAGAAGAGACATGGAAGAAGAGTTTGAAATCGAAGAAGGAAAATGCCGGCATGAGTCAACAAGCGACTCGACCAATGTCCTTGAACATGTCGAGTCGAAAAGTAGCAGAAGGGTGTCTCAAAGATGGAGAAGGAACCACAGAGATTCTCAAAGGAGAAAATCGTTGAGGCCGAAAGGTCATGGAGTTCGAGTAAGGAGTGGTAGAGTGTTGGTTTATGGTAAGCATAGAAGAAAATCTGTTGAAGTTGGGAATCATTTGAATGAGATAGACAGCTTTGGAATGTATGGATCATCCAAATATGtgcataaagaaagaaaatatagaagaGGAAGGCCAAGATGA
- the LOC101220992 gene encoding amino acid permease 3: MANNHHHHSLNISAPPHPASAADTAFDDDGRPKRTGTVWTASAHIITAVIGSGVLSLAWATAQLGWVAGPVVMMLFSFVTYYTSTLLAACYRSGDSVNGKRNYTYMDAVRNNLGGFKVKLCGLVQYVNLFGVAIGYTIASSISMMAIKRSNCFHKSGGKNPCHMNSNPYMISFGIMEIFLSQIPDFDQLWWLSIVAAVMSFTYSIIGLVLGIIQVTDNGKFKGSLTGVSIGSVTESQKIWRSFQALGDMAFAYSFSIILIEIQDTIKAPPSEAKTMKKATFLSVAVTTVFYMLCGCMGYAAFGDLAPGNLLTGFGFYNPYWLLDIANVAIVVHLVGAYQVFCQPLFAFIEKNASSRFPDSKFINEDINIPIPGFRPFKLNLFRLVWRTIFVIITTLVSMLLPFFNDIVGLLGALGFWPLTVYFPVEMYIAQKKIPKWSTRWISLQILSMACLIISIAAAAGSVAGVIQDSKSIKPFQTTY; the protein is encoded by the exons ATGGCTAACAATCACCACCATCATTCCCTCAACATTTCTGCTCCTCCCCACCCCGCCTCCGCTGCCGATACTGCCTTCGACGACGATGGCCGCCCCAAGCGAACTG GGACTGTTTGGACTGCAAGTGCTCATATTATAACCGCGGTTATTGGGTCGGGGGTTTTGTCGTTAGCTTGGGCGACGGCGCAGCTTGGTTGGGTGGCCGGACCCGTCGTGATGATGTTGTTTTCGTTTGTGACTTACTATACTTCTACGCTTCTCGCTGCCTGCTACCGGTCGGGTGACTCCGTTAACGGCAAGAGGAACTATACTTACATGGACGCCGTCCGAAATAACCTCG GTGGGTTTAAGGTGAAGCTGTGTGGGTTGGTTCAATATGTTAATCTTTTTGGAGTAGCAATTGGATACACAATAGCCTCATCCATAAGCATGAT GGCAATTAAAAGATCAAACTGCTTCCACAAAAGTGGAGGGAAAAATCCTTGTCATATGAACAGCAATCCATATATGATTTCATTTGGAATTATGGAAATTTTCTTATCACAAATTCCAGATTTTGATCAATTATGGTGGCTCTCCATTGTTGCTGCTGTTATGTCTTTTACTTACTCCATAATTGGTCTTGTTCTTGGAATCATTCAAGTTACAg ATAATGGAAAATTCAAGGGGAGTTTAACAGGAGTTAGTATTGGTAGTGTCACTGAGTCTCAAAAAATATGGAGGAGCTTCCAAGCCCTTGGTGACATGGCTTTTGCTTACTCTTTCTCCATTATCCTCATTGAAATTCAG GACACAATCAAAGCCCCTCCATCAGAAGCCAAAACAATGAAGAAAGCCACTTTTCTTAGTGTAGCAGTGACAACGGTTTTCTACATGCTTTGTGGCTGTATGGGATATGCAGCCTTTGGGGACCTTGCTCCTGGCAACCTCCTCACCGGTTTCGGCTTCTACAACCCATATTGGCTTCTTGACATAGCCAATGTAGCCATCGTAGTCCATCTCGTCGGTGCATACCAAGTCTTTTGTCAACCCCTCTTTGCCTTCATTGAGAAAAACGCATCAAGCCGATTCCCAGATAGCAAATTCATCAATGAAGACATCAACATCCCAATCCCCGGCTTTCGTCCCTTCAAACTCAACCTCTTTAGGCTAGTTTGGAGGACAATCTTTGTGATCATCACCACCCTTGTCTCGATGCTCCTCCCATTCTTCAACGACATCGTCGGACTTCTAGGAGCCTTGGGATTTTGGCCTCTGACTGTCTATTTCCCTGTTGAAATGTACATTGCACAAAAGAAAATCCCAAAATGGAGCACAAGATGGATTAGCCTCCAAATTCTTAGCATGGCTTGCCTTATAATTAGCATTGCAGCAGCAGCTGGATCAGTAGCTGGAGTTATTCAAGATTCTAAGTCAATTAAGCCATTTCAAACAACCTACTGA
- the LOC101218855 gene encoding protein HAPLESS 2 isoform X1: protein MGNVASSLASDVFSAIGKIFGSPLDFLSGRSCSSVCGSTWDFICYIENFCVANLLKMGMVFILSYFVLLLLYLLHKIGIFRCIGRGLCRMIWTCLASYFYAWEYCCGFMCIKLASVKRTRRRHVRRRDMEEEFEIEEGKCRHESTSDSTNVLEHVESKSSRRVSQRWRRNHRDSQRRKSLRPKGHGVRVRSGRVLVYGKHRRKSVEVGNHLNEIDSFGMYGSSKYVHKERKYRRGRPR, encoded by the exons ATGGGTAATGTAGCCAGTTCATTGGCCTCTGATGTTTTTTCGGCCATTGGCAAAATCTTTGGATCTCCACTTGATTTTCTCTCTGGAAGGTCCTGCAG TTCAGTATGTGGATCAACATGGGATTTCATATGCTACATAGAAAATTTCTGTGTTGCCAATTTGCTAAAGATGGGAATGGTTTTTATTCTCTCATACTTTG TTCTTTTACTTCTCTATTTGCTACATAAAATTGGTATCTTTAGATGCATTGGTCGGGGACTCTGCAGAATGATATGGACTTGTTTAGCTTCTTATTTTTATGCGTGGGAGTACTGCTGCGGTTTCATGTGTATCAAGCTTGCCAGTGtcaaaagaacaagaagacGACACGTTAGGAGAAGAGACATGGAAGAAGAGTTTGAAATCGAAGAAGGAAAATGCCGGCATGAGTCAACAAGCGACTCGACCAATGTCCTTGAACATGTCGAGTCGAAAAGTAGCAGAAGGGTGTCTCAAAGATGGAGAAGGAACCACAGAGATTCTCAAAGGAGAAAATCGTTGAGGCCGAAAGGTCATGGAGTTCGAGTAAGGAGTGGTAGAGTGTTGGTTTATGGTAAGCATAGAAGAAAATCTGTTGAAGTTGGGAATCATTTGAATGAGATAGACAGCTTTGGAATGTATGGATCATCCAAATATGtgcataaagaaagaaaatatagaagaGGAAGGCCAAGATGA
- the LOC101220287 gene encoding NAC domain-containing protein 2 produces MASDLQLPPGFRFHPTDDELVTHYLCRKCASQPISVPIIAEIDLYKYNPWDLPERALYGEKEWYFFSPRDRKYPNGSRPNRSAGSGYWKATGADKPIGRPKAVGIKKALVFYSGKAPKGEKTNWIMHEYRLADVDRSARKKNSLRLDDWVLCRIYNKKGAIEKQNPPEMNTIGFFENEEQEEKPEILNDRAISGRIPPASPLQGPPSSGVVNDYVYFDPSDSIPRLHADSSCSEHVVSSEFTSEVQSEPRLKEEYCGLGFQYNYTDSSLESAFCAQFPSLHQMSPLQDMFMYKPF; encoded by the exons ATGGCCTCCGATTTGCAGTTACCGCCGGGATTTAGGTTTCATCCAACTGACGACGAGCTTGTGACGCATTATTTGTGTCGTAAATGTGCGTCGCAGCCGATTTCGGTGCCGATTATTGCTGAAATCGAtctttacaaatataatcCATGGGATTTGCCTG AAAGGGCTTTGTATGGAGAGAAAGAGTGGTATTTCTTTTCACCGAGAGACCGGAAGTATCCGAACGGTTCGAGGCCGAACCGGTCGGCTGGGAGTGGATATTGGAAGGCGACCGGAGCTGATAAACCGATAGGAAGGCCGAAGGCGGTTGGGATTAAGAAGGctttggttttttattctGGGAAAGCTCCTAAGGGTGAGAAAACCAATTGGATCATGCACGAGTACCGGCTCGCTGATGTGGACCGCTCGGCTCGAAAGAAGAATAGTCTAAGG CTAGACGATTGGGTACTTTGTCGCATATACAACAAAAAGGGGGCAATCGAGAAACAGAACCCGCCGGAGATGAACACGATTGGGTTCTTTGAAAATGAGGAACAAGAGGAAAAGCCCGAAATTCTGAATGACAGAGCAATTTCTGGGCGAATCCCGCCGGCATCACCTTTGCAAGGTCCGCCATCGTCCGGCGTAGTCAACGATTACGTATACTTTGACCCCTCAGATTCGATTCCTCGTCTTCACGCGGACTCGAGCTGCTCGGAGCACGTGGTGTCATCGGAGTTCACGAGCGAAGTACAGAGTGAGCCTAGACTGAAAGAAGAGTACTGTGGATTAGGATTTCAGTATAATTACACGGACAGTTCATTGGAAAGCGCATTCTGTGCTCAATTTCCGTCGTTACATCAGATGTCGCCATTGCAGGATATGTTCATGTACAAgccattttga
- the LOC101218855 gene encoding uncharacterized protein LOC101218855 isoform X3, whose translation MGNVASSLASDVFSAIGKIFGSPLDFLSGRSCSSVCGSTWDFICYIENFCVANLLKMGMVFILSYFDALVGDSAE comes from the exons ATGGGTAATGTAGCCAGTTCATTGGCCTCTGATGTTTTTTCGGCCATTGGCAAAATCTTTGGATCTCCACTTGATTTTCTCTCTGGAAGGTCCTGCAG TTCAGTATGTGGATCAACATGGGATTTCATATGCTACATAGAAAATTTCTGTGTTGCCAATTTGCTAAAGATGGGAATGGTTTTTATTCTCTCATACTTTG ATGCATTGGTCGGGGACTCTGCAGAATGA
- the LOC101220757 gene encoding uncharacterized protein LOC101220757: MDTDEFYRQPAAVPFKWEIKPGVPRNHHRLRHSPTHSPPQHHRQKLKPPPAVSHFPHPPNSLHSSPRTQSERWRFVRSEQVSSSGCFPSPLPNRKSPKSVSRKLPEPDYSSDLDTLSRWSVSSRKSISPFRYSVSSSPSSFSSYQSSPRPTSDTEWAGFGLF; this comes from the coding sequence ATGGACACCGATGAATTTTACCGGCAACCGGCTGCCGTTCCTTTCAAATGGGAGATTAAACCCGGCGTCCCCAGAAACCATCACCGCCTCCGCCACTCACCAACTCACTCTCCCCCTCAACACCACCGTCAAAAGCTGAAACCTCCTCCTGCTGTTTCCCATTTCCCCCATCCTCCAAATTCTCTTCACTCGTCTCCTCGAACCCAGTCCGAACGCTGGCGGTTCGTCCGATCCGAGCAAGTCTCGTCCTCTGGTTGCTTCCCATCGCCTTTGCCGAACCGGAAGTCCCCCAAGTCCGTCAGCCGGAAATTACCCGAACCGGATTACTCCTCTGACTTGGACACTTTGTCTCGCTGGTCGGTTTCCAGTCGGAAGTCGATTTCGCCGTTCCGATATTCAGTTTCGTCGTCGCCGTCGTCGTTCTCGTCGTACCAATCGTCTCCCCGTCCGACAAGTGATACCGAATGGGCAGGTTTTGGGCTATTTTGA
- the LOC101220514 gene encoding SWI/SNF complex subunit SWI3C codes for MPPSPSFPSGSRGKWRKKKRDSQIGRRNNYSNTFNNGTNRHDDDDEDEDLVAAENDEMERDNNDDSEDPQIGLHPTPNSTIQEPELLSDDKFRVSEFPQVVKRAVTRPHSSVLAVVAMERTNQYGESKGVPGNSLILENVSYGQLQALSAMPADSPALLDQERVEAGNAAYVITPPPIMEGRGVVKRFGSRVHVVPMHSDWFSPATVHRLERQVVPHFFSGKLPDRTPEKYMEIRNFVVAKYMENPEKRVTVSDCQGLVDGVSNEDLTRIVRFLDHWGIINYCAPTPSCEPWNSNSYLREDMNGEIHVPSAALKPIDSLVKFDKPKCRLKAADVYSALPCRDDIDGLCDLDNRIRERLAENHCSSCSRSVPIAYYQSQKEVDVLLCSDCFHEGKYVAGHSSVDFLRVDMAKDYGELDSENWTDQETLLLLEAIELYNENWNEITEHVGSKSKAQCIIHFLRLSVEDGLLENVDVPGVSLSSSASHGGDSEKSRSNMNGNIAGSSSQDNKEMHDRLPFANSGNPVMALVAFLASAIGPRVAASCAHASLAALSEDSVASSGSIFHMEGSVNANRMNVDAKQAREGSSYGELPNSTDRKDENKAETEATLLSSERVKVAAKAGLAAAATKAKLFADHEEREIQRLSANIINHQLKRLELKLKQFAEVETFLMKECEQVERTRQRFVAERARMLGVQFGPAGVTPPASLPGVIPSMVVNNSNTNSRPNMISPPASQPSVSGYSNNQQPLHPHMSYMPRQPMFGLGQRLPLSAIQQQQQQQQLPSTTSSNAMFNGPSNAQPSLSHPMMRPVTGSSSGLG; via the exons ATGCCACCTTCCCCTTCCTTCCCATCTG GGTCTCGTGGAAAATGGCGGAAAAAGAAGAGGGATTCCCAAATTGGCCGTAGGAACAACTATTCCAACACTTTCAACAACGGTACTAACCGgcatgatgatgatgatgaagatgaagaccTTGTTGCTGCTGAAAATGACGAAATGGAACGTGATAACAATGATGACTCTGAGGACCCTCAGATTGGGCTTCACCCCACGCCCAATTCCACTATTCAGGAGCCTGAACTACTGTCCGATGATAAATTTCGAGTTTCTGAGTTTCCTCAGGTTGTTAAACGGGCTGTTACTCGGCCTCATTCTTCTGTTTTGGCTGTTGTGGCAATGGAGAGGACAAATCAGTATGGCGAGAGTAAAGGGGTGCCTGGAAATTCCTTGATTTTGGAGAATGTGTCTTACGGGCAGCTTCAGGCACTGTCTGCTATGCCGGCGGATAGTCCGGCTTTGCTGGATCAGGAGAGGGTGGAGGCTGGGAATGCTGCCTATGTAATAACTCCGCCACCGATCATGGAAGGGCGTGGCGTGGTTAAGAGGTTTGGGAGTAGGGTACATGTTGTCCCTATGCACTCAG ATTGGTTTTCACCTGCCACGGTGCATCGACTTGAGAGACAAGTTGTTCCACATTTTTTCTCTGGGAAATTGCCTGACCGCACTCCTGAAAAGTATATGGAGATTCGAAATTTTGTTGTTGCCAAATACATGGAGAATCCTGAGAAAAGGGTCACAGTTTCAGATTGTCAAGGGTTGGTTGATGGTGTCAGTAATGAAGATTTAACTCGAATTGTTCGATTTCTTGATCATTGGggtattattaattattgtgcTCCTACACCTAGCTGTGAACCATGGAATAGCAATTCATACTTGAGAGAAGATATGAACGGTGAGATTCATGTGCCATCAGCTGCTTTGAAGCCTATTGATAGCTTGGTTAAATTTGACAAACCAAAATGTAGGCTCAAGGCGGCTGATGTCTATTCGGCACTTCCATGCCGTGATGACATTGATGGTTTGTGTGATTTGGATAACAGAATTCGAGAGCGTCTAGCTGAAAATCATTGTAGCTCTTGTTCTCGGTCTGTTCCCATTGCATACTACCAGTCACAGAAGGAG GTTGATGTTTTACTTTGCTCTGACTGCTTTCATGAAGGCAAATACGTTGCTGGCCATTCAAGCGTTGATTTTCTGAGGGTGGACATGGCGAAAGATTATGGTGAACTAGATAGTGAAAATTGGACTGATCAAGAAACTCTATTGCTTTTAGAAGCAATAGAATTGTATAATGAGAATTGGAATGAAATTACCGAACACGTTGGGTCCAAGTCTAAAGCTCAGTGCATTATACATTTTCTCCGCTTATCAGTGGAGGATGGCCTTCTAGAAAATGTTGATGTGCCTGGGGTTTCTCTCTCATCAAGTGCTTCACATGGAGGAGATAGTGAGAAGTCACGCTCAAATATGAACGGAAACATAGCAG gATCTTCCTCTCAAGATAATAAGGAGATGCACGATAGGCTTCCCTTTGCCAATTCTGGGAATCCAGTCATGGCGTTG GTTGCTTTTCTCGCATCTGCTATTGGACCAAGAGTTGCTGCATCTTGTGCTCATGCATCCTTAGCTGCATTATCTGAGGACAGTGTAGCTTCGTCTGGGAGCATTTTTCATATGGAGGGTTCTGTCAACGCTAATAG GATGAATGTGGATGCCAAACAAGCCAGAGAAGGTAGCTCCTATGGAGAACTTCCAAATTCAACCGATCGAAAAG ATGAGAACAAGGCAGAGACAGAAGCAACACTATTATCATCTGAAAGAGTTAAAGTTGCAGCAAAAGCAGGCCTTGCTGCTGCTGCAACAAAGGCAAAATTGTTTGCTGACCACGAAGAACGAGAAATCCAACGACTGTCTGCTAATATTATAAATCATCAG TTAAAGAGACTGGAGCTGAAGCTGAAGCAGTTTGCAGAAGTAGAAACCTTCTTGATGAAGGAATGCGAACAAGTTGAGAGGACAAGGCAGAGGTTTGTTGCAGAGCGAGCAAGAATGTTAGGTGTCCAATTTGGACCTGCTGGAGTTACGCCACCTGCGAGTTTACCAGGGGTTATCCCTTCCATGGTAGTAAACAACAGCAACACAAACAGTAGGCCGAATATGATCTCACCTCCAGCTTCACAGCCGAGTGTTTCAGGGTACAGCAACAACCAACAACCACTTCACCCCCACATGTCATATATGCCTCGACAGCCGATGTTTGGTTTGGGACAAAGACTACCCTTATCGGCAAttcagcagcagcagcaacaacaacaactgCCCTCGACAACTTCTTCTAATGCCATGTTCAATGGTCCAAGCAATGCACAGCCTTCTCTCAGTCATCCAATGATGAGGCCTGTTACTGGATCCAGCTCTGGCCTAGGCTGA